The following proteins are co-located in the Xyrauchen texanus isolate HMW12.3.18 chromosome 41, RBS_HiC_50CHRs, whole genome shotgun sequence genome:
- the LOC127634330 gene encoding lipocalin-like: MTTVVLKLVCALLCAVFASAEVMPMTDFELEKMGGKWYLIGFATNAKWFANHKADMKVGTAMLLPTEDGDLDLSYANLKDDGSCWRMTHLAKKTEIPGRFVFYSQRWENDNDMRVVDAKYDEYAIIHTIKTKADVSEVLNKLYSRTAEITEDLKEKFRQFSLDTGILEENIAILPPNEECSDP; encoded by the exons ATGACGACCGTCGTATTGAAGTTGGTGTGTGCTCTGCTCTGTGCAGTGTTCGCCTCTGCTGAAGTCATGCCAATGACTGACTTTGAACTGGAAAAG ATGGGAGGAAAGTGGTATCTCATTGGCTTTGCAACAAATGCAAAATGGTTTGCCAATCACAAGGCAGACATGAAGGTGGGAACCGCCATGCTGCTGCCTACAGAGGATGGAGACCTCGACCTCAGTTACGCTAATCTGAA GGATGATGGTTCCTGCTGGAGAATGACTCATCTTGCCAAGAAGACAGAAATTCCAGGACGCTTTGTTTTCTATAGCCAGC GCTGGGAAAATGACAATGACATGCGTGTGGTTGATGCCAAATATGATGAGTATGCTATCATTCACACCATCAAGACCAAGGCAGATGTATCTGAGGTTCTTAACAAACTCTACA GCCGCACCGCAGAAATAACAGAAGACTTAAAGGAGAAGTTCAGGCAGTTTTCTTTGGATACTGGTATTCTTGAGGAAAACATTGCCATTCTGCCACCAAATG AGGAATGCTCAGATCCTTAA